The proteins below are encoded in one region of Bacillus vallismortis:
- the spo0F gene encoding sporulation initiation phosphotransferase Spo0F codes for MMNEKILIVDDQYGIRILLNEVFNKEGYQTFQAANGLQALDIVTKERPDLVLLDMKIPGMDGIEILKRMKVIDEDIRVIIMTAYGELDMIQESKELGALTHFAKPFDIDEIREAVKKYLPLKSN; via the coding sequence ATGATGAATGAAAAAATTTTAATCGTTGATGATCAATACGGCATACGTATTTTGCTTAACGAAGTGTTCAATAAAGAAGGCTACCAGACATTCCAGGCTGCAAACGGATTGCAGGCGCTTGACATCGTGACAAAAGAACGGCCCGACCTTGTGCTTCTGGACATGAAAATTCCCGGCATGGACGGAATTGAAATCTTAAAACGGATGAAGGTCATTGACGAAGATATCCGGGTGATCATTATGACGGCATACGGAGAGCTCGACATGATCCAGGAATCAAAAGAACTGGGCGCTCTGACGCACTTTGCGAAGCCTTTTGATATCGATGAAATCAGAGAAGCCGTGAAAAAATATCTGCCCCTGAAGTCTAATTAA
- a CDS encoding class II fructose-bisphosphate aldolase: MPLVSMTEMLNTAKEKGYAVGQFNLNNLEFTQAILQAAEEEKSPVILGVSEGAGRYMGGFKTVVAMVKALMEDYNVTVPVAIHLDHGSSFESCAKAIHAGFTSVMIDASHHPFEENIATTSKVVELAHFHGVSVEAELGTVGGQEDDVIAEGVIYADPKECQELVERTGIDCLAPALGSVHGPYKGEPNLGFKEMEDIGKTTGLPLVLHGGTGIPTADIKKSISLGTAKINVNTENQISSAKAVRDTLAAKPNEYDPRKYLGPAREAIKETVIGKMREFGSSNQA, encoded by the coding sequence ATGCCTTTAGTTTCTATGACAGAAATGTTGAATACAGCTAAAGAAAAAGGTTATGCAGTAGGACAATTCAACTTAAACAACCTTGAGTTTACTCAAGCGATTTTACAAGCAGCTGAAGAAGAAAAATCTCCAGTGATCCTTGGTGTTTCTGAAGGTGCGGGACGCTACATGGGCGGCTTCAAAACAGTCGTTGCTATGGTGAAAGCACTTATGGAAGATTACAACGTGACAGTTCCTGTTGCGATTCACTTAGACCATGGTTCAAGCTTTGAATCTTGTGCGAAAGCGATTCATGCAGGTTTCACATCTGTCATGATCGACGCTTCTCACCATCCATTTGAAGAAAACATCGCAACAACTTCTAAAGTTGTTGAGCTTGCTCATTTCCACGGAGTATCTGTAGAAGCTGAGCTTGGAACAGTCGGCGGACAAGAAGATGATGTTATCGCTGAAGGCGTAATCTACGCTGACCCTAAAGAGTGCCAAGAGCTTGTTGAGCGCACTGGCATCGACTGCCTTGCACCAGCATTAGGTTCTGTTCACGGCCCTTACAAAGGCGAACCAAACCTTGGTTTCAAGGAAATGGAAGATATCGGTAAAACAACTGGCCTTCCATTAGTTCTCCACGGCGGTACTGGAATTCCGACTGCTGACATCAAAAAATCAATTTCACTTGGTACAGCTAAAATCAACGTAAATACTGAAAACCAAATTTCTTCTGCAAAAGCTGTTCGCGATACTTTGGCAGCTAAGCCTAACGAATACGATCCTCGTAAATATCTTGGACCTGCTCGTGAAGCGATTAAAGAAACAGTTATCGGTAAAATGCGTGAATTTGGTTCTTCAAACCAAGCTTAA
- the fsa gene encoding fructose-6-phosphate aldolase, which yields MLFFIDTANIDEIKEANELGILAGVTTNPSLVAKEANVSFHDRLREITEVVKGSVSAEVISLKAEEMIEEGKELAKIAPNITVKIPMTSDGLKAVRALTELGIKTNVTLIFNANQALLAARAGATYVSPFLGRLDDIGHNGLDLISDVKAIFDIHGLDTQIIAASIRHPQHVTEAALRGAHIGTMPLKVIHSLTKHPLTDKGIEQFLADWNK from the coding sequence ATGTTATTTTTTATTGATACAGCCAATATTGATGAAATTAAAGAAGCGAATGAATTAGGAATTCTTGCCGGTGTAACGACGAACCCTAGTTTAGTAGCGAAAGAAGCTAATGTATCATTCCACGACCGTCTTCGCGAGATCACAGAAGTCGTAAAAGGCTCTGTAAGCGCAGAGGTTATTTCTTTAAAAGCTGAGGAAATGATCGAGGAAGGTAAAGAACTGGCGAAAATCGCTCCGAACATTACGGTGAAAATCCCGATGACGTCTGACGGCCTTAAAGCGGTAAGAGCGCTTACTGAATTAGGCATCAAAACAAACGTCACATTGATCTTCAATGCAAACCAGGCGCTTCTTGCCGCCAGAGCAGGGGCGACGTATGTATCACCTTTCCTTGGACGCTTAGATGACATCGGCCACAACGGACTTGACCTGATTTCAGACGTCAAAGCCATTTTTGACATTCACGGTCTTGACACGCAAATCATTGCGGCGTCAATCCGCCATCCGCAACACGTGACAGAAGCCGCTCTAAGAGGGGCCCATATCGGCACTATGCCGCTGAAAGTCATTCATTCACTCACTAAGCATCCGTTAACAGACAAAGGTATTGAACAATTCCTGGCAGACTGGAATAAATAA
- a CDS encoding UDP-N-acetylglucosamine 1-carboxyvinyltransferase, whose protein sequence is MEKLNIAGGDSLNGTVHISGAKNSAVALIPATILANSEVTIEGLPEISDIETLRDLLKEIGGNVHFDNGEMVVDPTSMISMPLPNGKVKKLRASYYLMGAMLGRFKQAVIGLPGGCHLGPRPIDQHIKGFEALGAEVTNEQGAIYLRAERLRGARIYLDVVSVGATINIMLAAVLAEGKTLIENAAKEPEIIDVATLLTSMGAKIKGAGTNVIRIDGVEELHGCKHTIIPDRIEAGTFMIAAAAMGKEVMIDNVIPTHLESLTAKLREMGYHIETSDDQLLIVGGQKHLKPVDVKTLVYPGFPTDLQQPMTALLTRAKGTSVVTDTIYSARFKHIDELRRMGANMKVEGRSAIITGPVELQGAKVKASDLRAGACLVVAGLMADGVTEITGLEHIDRGYSSLEKKLEGLGATIWRERMTDEEIEQLQNS, encoded by the coding sequence ATGGAAAAGTTGAATATTGCCGGCGGTGACTCGTTAAACGGTACAGTACATATCAGCGGCGCTAAAAACAGCGCTGTTGCTTTAATACCAGCAACCATTTTGGCAAATTCCGAGGTGACTATTGAAGGGCTTCCAGAGATTTCAGATATTGAAACGCTGCGTGACCTGTTAAAGGAAATCGGCGGAAACGTACATTTTGATAATGGTGAAATGGTCGTTGACCCGACGTCGATGATCAGTATGCCGCTTCCTAACGGAAAAGTAAAAAAGCTTCGCGCGTCCTATTATTTAATGGGAGCGATGCTAGGCCGCTTCAAGCAGGCCGTCATCGGATTGCCCGGCGGCTGCCATTTGGGGCCCCGGCCGATTGATCAGCATATTAAAGGCTTTGAAGCGCTCGGAGCTGAAGTGACCAACGAACAGGGCGCCATTTATTTGCGTGCTGAAAGGCTGAGAGGCGCACGTATCTATTTAGATGTCGTGAGCGTAGGGGCAACCATTAACATTATGCTTGCCGCTGTTTTGGCAGAAGGGAAAACGCTCATCGAAAACGCTGCGAAGGAGCCTGAGATCATTGATGTTGCGACACTGCTTACGAGCATGGGCGCCAAAATCAAAGGTGCGGGAACCAATGTGATCCGAATCGACGGCGTGGAGGAGCTGCACGGCTGCAAACATACGATTATTCCGGACAGAATTGAGGCCGGGACATTTATGATTGCGGCTGCTGCAATGGGCAAGGAAGTCATGATCGATAATGTGATTCCCACTCATCTAGAGTCGTTAACGGCAAAGCTGAGGGAAATGGGATACCATATCGAAACAAGCGATGACCAGCTTCTCATTGTCGGCGGGCAGAAGCACTTAAAGCCGGTTGATGTCAAAACCCTCGTATATCCGGGCTTCCCGACAGATTTGCAGCAGCCGATGACGGCGCTCCTGACAAGAGCGAAAGGGACAAGCGTCGTAACGGACACCATTTACTCGGCAAGATTCAAGCACATTGACGAGCTGAGACGGATGGGTGCGAATATGAAAGTAGAAGGCAGATCTGCCATCATCACAGGTCCTGTCGAGCTTCAAGGCGCAAAAGTGAAGGCGAGCGATCTGCGTGCCGGAGCCTGTCTGGTGGTAGCCGGCCTGATGGCTGACGGCGTGACGGAAATTACGGGTTTGGAGCATATTGACCGCGGATACAGCAGTCTTGAAAAGAAACTCGAAGGGCTTGGAGCGACAATCTGGCGTGAAAGAATGACTGACGAAGAAATAGAGCAGCTGCAAAATTCATAA
- the glpX gene encoding class II fructose-bisphosphatase, with the protein MERSLSMELVRVTEAAALASARWMGRGKKDEADEAATSAMRDVFDTVPMKGTVVIGEGEMDEAPMLYIGEKLGNGYGPRVDVAVDPLEGTNIVASGGWNALTVIAVADHGTLLNAPDMYMDKIAVGPEAVGCIDIEAPVIDNLKAVAKAKNKDVEDVVATILNRDRHANIISQLREAGARIKLINDGDVAGAINTAFDHTGVDILFGSGGAPEGVLSAVALKALGGEIIGRLLPQNQEEIKRCNNMGLDVSKVLRMEDLVKGDDAIFAATGVTDGELLKGVQFKGSVGTTESLVIRAKSGTVRFVDGRHSLKKKPNLVIRP; encoded by the coding sequence ATGGAAAGAAGTTTATCAATGGAATTGGTACGTGTGACAGAAGCTGCTGCATTGGCATCTGCAAGATGGATGGGCCGGGGAAAAAAAGACGAGGCTGATGAAGCGGCAACAAGCGCAATGAGAGACGTTTTTGATACCGTTCCGATGAAAGGAACCGTTGTGATCGGTGAAGGCGAAATGGACGAAGCGCCGATGCTGTATATTGGGGAAAAGCTCGGAAACGGATACGGTCCGCGCGTGGATGTCGCAGTTGACCCTCTTGAAGGCACAAACATTGTGGCAAGCGGCGGCTGGAACGCGCTGACCGTTATTGCAGTCGCAGACCACGGCACGCTTCTGAACGCCCCTGACATGTATATGGATAAAATCGCAGTCGGCCCGGAAGCGGTGGGCTGCATTGACATTGAAGCCCCTGTCATTGATAACCTTAAAGCGGTGGCAAAAGCGAAAAACAAGGACGTTGAGGACGTCGTTGCCACCATTTTAAACCGTGATAGACACGCAAACATTATTTCTCAACTTCGTGAGGCGGGAGCCAGGATCAAATTGATCAATGATGGCGATGTCGCAGGCGCCATCAATACGGCTTTCGACCACACGGGCGTCGACATTCTGTTTGGATCAGGCGGAGCTCCTGAGGGGGTGCTTTCTGCTGTTGCGTTAAAAGCGCTGGGCGGAGAAATCATTGGTAGACTCCTTCCGCAAAATCAAGAAGAAATCAAGCGCTGCAACAACATGGGCCTTGATGTAAGCAAAGTCCTTCGCATGGAAGATCTTGTGAAAGGCGATGACGCGATTTTTGCAGCTACCGGGGTAACTGACGGTGAGCTGTTAAAAGGCGTTCAATTCAAAGGCTCTGTCGGCACAACTGAAAGCTTAGTGATTCGTGCGAAATCCGGAACTGTCCGCTTCGTTGACGGCAGACACAGCTTGAAAAAGAAACCAAATCTTGTAATCCGTCCATAA
- the rho gene encoding transcription termination factor Rho: MKNVSISSLENMKLKELYELARHYKISYYSKLTKKELIFAILKANAEQEDLLFMEGVLEIIQSEGFGFLRPINYSPSSEDIYISASQIRRFDLRNGDKVSGKVRPPKENERYYGLLHVEAVNGDDPESAKERVHFPALTPLYPDRQMVLETKPNFLSTRIMDMMAPVGFGQRGLIVAPPKAGKTMLLKEIANSITANQPEAELIVLLIDERPEEVTDIERSVAGDVVSSTFDEVPENHIKVAELVLERAMRLVEHKKDVIILMDSITRLARAYNLVIPPSGRTLSGGIDPAAFHRPKRFFGAARNIEEGGSLTILATALVDTGSRMDDVIYEEFKGTGNMELHLDRSLAERRIFPAIDIRRSGTRKEELLVPKEHLDRLWSIRKTMSDSPDFAEKFMRKMKKTKTNQEFFDILNQEWKQANLSSARR, translated from the coding sequence ATGAAAAATGTATCTATTTCCTCTTTGGAAAATATGAAATTGAAAGAGCTTTATGAACTTGCAAGACATTATAAAATCTCCTATTACAGCAAACTGACAAAAAAAGAACTCATTTTCGCCATTCTGAAAGCAAACGCAGAACAGGAAGACCTGCTGTTTATGGAAGGCGTTCTTGAGATCATCCAGTCTGAAGGTTTCGGCTTCCTAAGACCGATCAACTACTCTCCAAGCTCAGAAGACATTTACATCTCAGCTTCACAAATTCGCCGCTTCGATTTGCGAAACGGAGACAAAGTATCAGGCAAGGTTCGCCCGCCAAAAGAAAATGAGCGTTATTACGGACTTTTGCACGTTGAAGCGGTAAATGGAGATGATCCCGAATCAGCAAAAGAGCGTGTGCATTTCCCGGCGCTTACACCTCTTTATCCAGACCGTCAAATGGTGTTGGAGACAAAGCCAAACTTCTTGTCTACCAGAATTATGGACATGATGGCGCCGGTCGGATTTGGACAGCGCGGTTTGATTGTCGCGCCGCCAAAAGCCGGAAAAACGATGCTGCTGAAGGAAATTGCCAACAGCATTACAGCGAACCAGCCTGAAGCAGAGCTGATCGTGCTTTTGATCGACGAAAGACCGGAAGAAGTGACTGATATCGAACGCTCTGTGGCTGGGGATGTCGTCAGCTCAACGTTTGACGAAGTGCCGGAAAACCATATCAAAGTTGCCGAGCTTGTGCTTGAGCGCGCGATGCGTCTTGTGGAACACAAAAAAGACGTCATCATCCTGATGGACAGCATTACACGCCTTGCCCGCGCCTACAACTTAGTAATTCCGCCGAGCGGAAGAACGCTTTCCGGAGGGATTGACCCAGCGGCGTTCCATCGTCCGAAGCGTTTCTTCGGGGCTGCGAGAAATATCGAAGAGGGCGGCAGCTTAACCATACTAGCTACAGCTCTGGTCGATACAGGATCACGTATGGACGATGTGATTTATGAAGAATTCAAGGGAACGGGCAACATGGAGCTTCACCTCGACCGCTCTCTGGCAGAGCGCCGCATCTTCCCGGCCATCGATATCCGCCGTTCAGGAACGCGCAAGGAAGAGCTGCTTGTGCCTAAAGAGCATCTTGATCGCTTATGGTCGATCCGCAAAACGATGTCTGATTCACCTGATTTTGCGGAAAAGTTCATGAGAAAAATGAAAAAAACCAAAACAAATCAGGAATTTTTCGATATCCTCAATCAAGAATGGAAACAGGCAAATCTATCATCGGCAAGACGGTAA
- the rpmE gene encoding 50S ribosomal protein L31, protein MKAGIHPNFKKATVKCACGNEFETGSVKEEVRVEICSECHPFYTGRQKFASADGRVDRFNKKYGLK, encoded by the coding sequence ATGAAAGCAGGAATTCATCCTAATTTCAAAAAAGCAACAGTGAAATGCGCTTGTGGAAATGAATTTGAAACAGGCTCAGTAAAAGAAGAGGTACGCGTTGAGATTTGCTCTGAGTGCCACCCATTCTATACTGGCCGTCAAAAATTCGCTTCTGCTGATGGTCGTGTTGATCGCTTTAACAAAAAATACGGTCTTAAGTAA
- a CDS encoding thymidine kinase — protein sequence MYIMKQSGWLELICGSMFSGKSEELIRRVKRATYAKQEVRVFKPVIDNRYSEDAVVSHNGTSMKSYAISAAADIWEHISESTDVIAVDEVQFFDEGIVEVLSSLADKGYRVIAAGLDMDFRGEPFGVVPDIMAIAESVTKLQAVCSVCGSPASRTQRLIDGKPASYDDPVILVGASESYEARCRHHHEVPGKPKK from the coding sequence ATGTACATAATGAAACAAAGCGGTTGGCTTGAGCTGATTTGCGGCAGCATGTTCTCGGGGAAATCTGAAGAGCTGATCAGAAGAGTGAAGAGAGCGACTTATGCCAAGCAGGAAGTCAGGGTTTTTAAGCCTGTGATTGATAATCGATACAGCGAAGATGCCGTTGTCTCCCATAACGGAACATCCATGAAGAGCTATGCCATTTCTGCTGCTGCGGATATTTGGGAACACATTAGCGAAAGTACGGATGTGATTGCGGTTGATGAAGTTCAGTTTTTTGACGAGGGAATTGTAGAGGTTTTATCATCCCTTGCCGATAAAGGCTACCGTGTGATTGCAGCTGGTCTTGATATGGATTTTAGGGGAGAGCCGTTCGGCGTCGTCCCGGATATAATGGCGATCGCGGAAAGTGTGACGAAGCTGCAAGCCGTCTGTTCCGTCTGCGGATCGCCTGCGAGCAGAACGCAGCGCCTGATTGACGGCAAACCTGCTTCTTACGATGATCCGGTCATTTTGGTGGGGGCATCCGAATCCTATGAAGCAAGATGCAGACATCATCATGAAGTTCCAGGAAAACCTAAAAAATAG
- the malS gene encoding oxaloacetate-decarboxylating malate dehydrogenase yields MNNIKKTKEGHLETTLRGKEVLSIPTLNKGVAFSLEERQELGLEGLLPPTVLSLDQQAKRAYEQFKAQPDRLRQNVYLNDLANRNEVLFYKLLKNHLREMLPVVYTPTVGEAIQEYSHEYRRPQGIYLSIDNIEGIEKAFENLHATAGDIDLIVATDSESILGIGDWGVGGINIAIGKLAVYTAAAGIDPSRVIPVVLDVGTNNEKLLNDPLYIGNHHERISDERYEEFVDAYVKAALKFFPKALLHWEDFGNKNARNIMKKYNNDILTFNDDIQGTGAITLAGVLAAMKKTGASIKDQRVVVFGAGSAGIGIADQIRDTMVLAGLSEEEANNRFYTIDYRGLLTEEIEGILDFQKPYLRTADEVKDWKRDEKGQIPFDEVVRQSKPTILIGTSGVSGAFTEEIVKEMASHTDRPVIMPMSNPTHLAEATPEDLFKWTDGKVLVATGSPFENVEYNGVSYEIGQSNNAFAFPGLGLGSIVAEARVITPAMFAATADAIAEMVDFETPGAGLLPSIDKLQEVSIQVAIAVAEAAIKDGVANRQPEDVKQAVLDAMWTPEYKKVIAK; encoded by the coding sequence TTGAATAACATAAAAAAAACTAAGGAAGGTCATTTAGAAACCACTCTTAGAGGAAAAGAAGTTTTATCTATTCCTACATTGAATAAAGGTGTTGCTTTCTCATTAGAAGAAAGACAAGAGCTTGGCTTAGAAGGACTTCTTCCGCCAACAGTACTTTCTCTAGATCAACAAGCAAAACGCGCATATGAGCAGTTTAAAGCTCAGCCAGACCGCCTTCGTCAAAATGTTTACTTAAATGATCTGGCAAACCGCAACGAAGTTCTTTTCTATAAATTGCTGAAAAACCATCTTCGCGAAATGCTTCCTGTTGTTTACACACCGACAGTTGGCGAAGCGATTCAGGAATACAGCCATGAATACAGAAGACCTCAAGGTATCTACTTGTCAATCGACAACATTGAGGGTATTGAAAAAGCGTTTGAAAACCTTCATGCGACAGCCGGCGACATTGATTTGATCGTTGCAACTGACTCTGAAAGCATCCTCGGAATCGGTGACTGGGGTGTAGGCGGTATTAACATCGCGATCGGTAAATTGGCTGTTTACACTGCAGCAGCTGGTATTGACCCAAGCCGTGTGATCCCGGTTGTGCTTGATGTCGGTACGAACAACGAAAAACTTTTAAATGATCCTTTATATATCGGTAACCATCATGAACGTATTTCAGATGAACGATATGAAGAATTTGTTGATGCGTATGTAAAAGCAGCGCTGAAATTCTTCCCTAAAGCGCTTCTTCACTGGGAAGACTTCGGTAATAAAAATGCGCGCAATATCATGAAGAAATACAACAACGACATTCTGACATTCAACGATGATATTCAAGGTACAGGCGCGATTACACTTGCCGGTGTGCTTGCTGCTATGAAGAAAACAGGTGCATCTATTAAAGATCAGCGTGTTGTTGTCTTCGGTGCGGGTTCAGCGGGTATCGGAATCGCTGACCAGATCCGTGACACAATGGTGCTTGCGGGATTATCTGAAGAAGAAGCGAACAACCGCTTCTACACAATTGATTACAGAGGCTTGCTGACTGAAGAAATCGAAGGCATCCTTGATTTCCAAAAACCTTACCTCCGCACTGCGGACGAAGTGAAAGATTGGAAACGCGATGAAAAAGGCCAAATTCCATTCGATGAAGTGGTTCGCCAATCGAAACCAACAATCTTAATCGGTACTTCAGGCGTATCAGGCGCGTTTACAGAGGAAATTGTAAAAGAAATGGCTTCTCACACAGACCGTCCGGTAATCATGCCGATGTCAAACCCGACTCACCTTGCGGAAGCGACTCCTGAAGATCTATTCAAATGGACTGACGGAAAAGTGCTTGTAGCAACAGGAAGCCCGTTTGAAAATGTGGAATACAACGGTGTTTCTTATGAAATCGGACAATCTAACAACGCATTCGCGTTCCCTGGTCTTGGACTTGGGTCAATTGTAGCGGAAGCACGTGTGATTACGCCTGCTATGTTTGCTGCAACTGCTGATGCGATTGCTGAAATGGTTGATTTTGAAACGCCTGGAGCAGGATTGCTTCCAAGCATTGATAAGCTTCAAGAAGTTTCTATTCAAGTTGCGATTGCTGTTGCGGAAGCGGCTATTAAAGACGGCGTAGCAAATCGCCAGCCTGAAGATGTGAAACAAGCGGTTCTTGATGCGATGTGGACACCAGAATACAAAAAAGTCATCGCAAAATAA
- a CDS encoding AEC family transporter translates to MSILDILILLAPIFFVIVLGWFAGHFGSYDAKSAKGVSTLVTKYALPAHFIAGILTTSRSEFLSQIPLMVSLIIGIVGFYIVILLLCRFVFKYDLTNSSIFSLNSAQPTFAFMGIPVLGSLFGAQEVAIPIAVTGIVVNAILDPLAIIVATVGVSSKKNEEGGDSFWKMTGKSILHGLSEPLAAAPLISMILVLCGVTLPELGVKMLDQLGSTTSGVALFAVGVTVGIRSIKLSVPAFGIALLKVAVQPALMFLIALAVGLPADQMTKAILLVAFPGSAVAAMIATRFEKQEEETASAFVISAILSLISLPIIIALTA, encoded by the coding sequence TTGAGCATCTTAGATATCTTAATCCTCCTGGCACCGATCTTCTTTGTGATCGTGCTGGGATGGTTTGCAGGACATTTTGGAAGTTATGATGCCAAGTCGGCAAAAGGGGTAAGTACGTTAGTAACGAAATACGCACTTCCAGCTCACTTTATCGCTGGTATTTTGACTACTTCCAGAAGTGAATTTTTATCTCAAATTCCATTAATGGTTTCTTTAATTATTGGGATTGTTGGTTTCTATATCGTTATTTTACTGCTTTGCAGATTTGTGTTTAAATATGATTTAACGAACTCATCCATATTTTCTTTGAACTCAGCACAGCCGACATTCGCATTTATGGGTATTCCTGTACTGGGAAGCTTGTTCGGTGCGCAAGAGGTTGCGATTCCGATCGCGGTTACAGGTATCGTTGTTAATGCGATTCTTGATCCGCTTGCGATTATTGTTGCTACTGTCGGTGTGTCTTCTAAGAAAAACGAAGAGGGCGGCGACAGCTTCTGGAAGATGACAGGGAAATCAATCCTGCACGGTCTTTCTGAGCCGCTTGCAGCTGCTCCGTTAATCAGTATGATCTTAGTGCTTTGCGGTGTGACTCTGCCTGAGCTGGGTGTTAAAATGCTCGATCAGCTTGGAAGCACAACATCTGGTGTGGCTCTCTTTGCTGTCGGTGTTACTGTTGGTATCCGCAGTATCAAACTCAGCGTACCGGCATTTGGCATTGCGTTGCTCAAAGTCGCGGTTCAGCCTGCGTTAATGTTCTTGATTGCTCTTGCAGTCGGACTGCCAGCTGACCAAATGACAAAAGCGATCCTTCTTGTGGCATTCCCTGGTTCTGCCGTAGCAGCCATGATTGCAACTCGATTCGAGAAACAAGAGGAAGAAACGGCTTCTGCATTTGTCATCAGTGCGATTCTGTCATTGATTTCACTTCCGATTATTATTGCGCTTACGGCGTAA
- the racA gene encoding chromosome-anchoring protein RacA, whose amino-acid sequence MNTNMVASELGVSAKTVQRWVKQLKLPAERNELGHYSFTAEDVKILKSVQKQISEGTAIQDIHVPQSTKKRTGFIVQKTTGDTERRIELLEQKLNTLLQQKQDENELLSRIEELERQLKQKADEGVSYQLLQHRREMDDILADLQSLTSQMQEFTAQPIPETAAAAEKTKSRKKPLLSLFKFQT is encoded by the coding sequence ATGAATACAAATATGGTAGCAAGTGAACTCGGCGTCTCCGCAAAAACGGTGCAGCGGTGGGTGAAGCAGCTGAAGCTCCCGGCCGAACGCAATGAGCTCGGACATTATTCGTTCACGGCAGAAGACGTGAAGATTCTAAAATCTGTTCAAAAACAAATTTCTGAAGGCACGGCGATTCAGGATATCCATGTGCCGCAAAGCACGAAAAAGCGGACAGGCTTCATTGTCCAAAAAACAACTGGCGACACAGAACGAAGAATCGAGCTGCTCGAACAGAAGCTCAACACCCTATTGCAGCAAAAGCAGGATGAAAACGAACTTCTGTCAAGGATCGAGGAACTGGAACGCCAGCTGAAGCAAAAAGCCGATGAGGGTGTATCTTATCAACTGCTTCAGCATCGCAGGGAAATGGATGACATCCTTGCAGACCTGCAATCATTGACCTCACAAATGCAAGAATTCACCGCTCAGCCGATCCCCGAGACCGCTGCCGCTGCCGAAAAAACCAAATCAAGAAAAAAACCGCTGCTGTCACTGTTCAAATTTCAAACCTAA
- a CDS encoding VOC family protein — protein sequence MMLKSIHHIAIICSDYEKSKAFYVHKLGFQVIQETYREERNSFKLDLSLNGAYAIELFSFPDPPARQTRPEAAGLRHLAFTVSSLEEAVQELHKKGIETEPIRTDPLTGKRFTFFFDPDQLPLELYEQ from the coding sequence ATCATGCTGAAATCCATACATCATATTGCAATCATATGTTCAGATTATGAAAAGTCGAAAGCTTTCTACGTACATAAGCTTGGTTTTCAAGTGATTCAAGAAACGTATCGAGAAGAACGGAACTCCTTTAAGCTTGATTTATCGCTTAACGGGGCGTATGCCATTGAGCTGTTCTCGTTTCCCGATCCGCCCGCACGCCAAACCCGGCCTGAAGCGGCAGGCCTGCGCCACCTCGCTTTTACAGTCAGCAGCTTAGAGGAGGCGGTTCAGGAGCTTCACAAAAAAGGAATCGAAACAGAGCCCATCAGAACAGATCCGCTGACCGGCAAGCGGTTCACCTTCTTTTTTGATCCTGACCAGCTTCCTTTAGAACTGTATGAACAATAA